The genomic stretch CACATCGGACAGGGAAACTTCCTGAGGCGTGGTGACCACGACGGACAAGGCGTCGGGAATGGTCTTGAGCACGGTCATGGGCTCGTCGCCGGTGCCCGGAGGGGAATCGACCACCAGGAAATCAAGCGCGCCCCACTGCACATCGGAGATGAACTGGCGGATGGCGGACGTCTTCATGGGACCGCGCCAGAGCACGGCCTGGTCCGGGTCCTTGAGCAGGGACTCCATGGACACCACGTGAAGGTTCTCGTTGTACTCCTTGGGAACGATCAGGGAGCCCCGGTCGATATCAAGGGTGCCGGAGATGCCCAGCAGGGTCGGGACCGAAGGACCGTGGATATCCACGTCCAGAAGACCGACCTTGAAACCCCGGGCGGCCAGAGCCGCAGCCACGTTGACGGAAACGGAGCTTTTGCCCACTCCGCCTTTCCCGCTCATGATGAACAGCTTATACTTGATCTTCTCCAGGGTGGACCGGATCATCTCATCCTGGATCTTCATTTTGGCGCTGATCTTGCCGTCGCCCCCGCCTCCGCAGGAGCCCGAACTGCACTCACTCATATTGTCTTCTCTCTTTATTGCTTTCTCCCGCAAAGGAGACCCTATTCAATTCGCGCGGTTGGACAACCGCTCCAAAACAATCACGACAAGCACGCCCACCACGAACAGCCCCAAGGCTAGAGCCACTCCCCCGTCAAAGGCGTCGGGGAGGACATTCTGCGTGCGCAGGACATGTATCTTTCCACGAATGACCGTCGATTCCAAGACTTCTTTCCAGGGCCAAACCTTTCGCAGAGCCCCTATCATGAACCCGGTCAGCACGGACACCGTGGCCGCGTGCCACCGGTGCAGCAGGTAATGCAGCACCCTGGAAAACAGGACTATGCCCACTACGGCTCCCGCGGCGAAGACCGCGAGAATCACGAAATTATCCCACAGAAACGGATTCTTGAGGGTCCGAGTCACGTATTCATACTTGCCCAGCATGAGCAGCAGAAACGCCCCGCTGATGCCCGGCAAAATCATTGCGCAGATGGCGATGGCCCCGCACAGAAAAATGAAGGACAGGGTCTCGGGGGTGGACACGGGAATCATGCCCACCAGGAAATAGCAGCCGGCCGCTCCGAGCAGGATCAGGACGCCGTTGACGGCGTTGAGGGGGTTGATCTCTTTTCCGACCACGAAGATGGAGGCCGCGATGAGGCCGAAGAACAGAGACCATATCTCCACAGGATGAACATTGAGCATGTAGTTCATCACACCGGCCATGCTCACCACTGCGGCCAGAATGCCGAACAGCAGACAAGCCAGGAAACGGAGATGCACCTCGGCCAGCGCCCCCGTGAAATCCAGGCGCAGCAACCGCCGGACGAAAAGCGCGTCCACCGAACGGATGGCGTCCACCAACTGGGTGTAGATGCCGGTAATGAAAGCGATGGTCCCGCCCGACACGCCGGGAATTATGTCGGCCCCGCCCATGCACACGCCCTTGAGGCACAACAGGACCGCCTCACGCAGGTTGCACGGGCCGGGGCTGGCCATGAACGCCGCCCTGAGATTCGTCTGACTCCCACTCACGATTCCGCCCCCTACCAGCCGTGGCTCCCCACCAGGTCCACGAAGGCGACGCCGCCCTTGTCCTCGCGGGTGACCTGGCCGTCCTTCTTCTCAACCAGAATGAGGGTCTGGTTCCGGCGCGACTCACCGACGGGGATAAGCATCCGGCCCGGATCGGCCAGTTGGTCCACCAGCGGACCAGGCACTTCGGGACCGCCCGCCGTGACGATGATCCTGTCGAAAGGAGCCTCCTCGGGCCACCCCATCGTCCCGTCATCAAGCTTGAGCTTGACCGAGAACAGGCGCATGTCCATGAACCGCTTGCGAGCGGCGTGAAAAAGTTTCTTGATGCGCTCCACGGTATAGACATCGGCTCCCATATGCGCCAGGACCGCGGCCTGATAGCCCGACCCGGTGCCGATCTCCAGCACCTTCATGCCCGGCTCCACCTGCAGCAGCTCGGACATGAGCGCCACGATATACGGCTGGGAGATGGTTTGCCCTTCGCCGATGGGCAGCGGCCCGTCGCCATAGGCTTTGCAGGCCAGAGCCTCTTCGACGAACGTGTGGCGCGGCAGTTCGCGCATGGCCGCAAGCACGCGCTTGTCCGTCACGCCGCGCGCCTGAATCTGGTCACGCACCATGCGCTCCCTGAGCCTTACCGGATCAACCATCATCTCTCCTGGGGATACGGTGCGCCATGAACGGAAACACCTGCGGGATGCTGAACAGATTTTATCCCCCAAGTCAACTCGGGGGGCGAAGAATGCCCGAAAAGGGAGCAGAAATCTTGACACATTTCCTTCATTGGCGGAGGATATCACTAGACCCAGGAGGAGCTATGCTGAAGGTGAAGGACCTCATGTCGTCGCCGGTCTTCTCCCTCAAGGAGAACGACTCCCTGCACACCGCGCGGGAGCTTATGGACCTGCAACGCATCCGGCACATTCCCATCGTCACGGTGGACAACGTCTTCACAGGGCTCATCACCCACCGGGACATCCTGTCCGCAACCATCTCCAAACTGGCCGGGCTCGACCCGGAAACGCAGAAGGAGATCGATTCCGGCATCCCCATCCGCGAGATCATGCGGGCGGACATCGTTTCGGTAGAGCCCGAGACCTCGCTGAAGAAGGCCGCGCGTCTCCTACTCAACAACAAATACGGCTGCCTGCCCGTCGTCGAAGCCGGGGGGCTGGTGGGCATCGTCACCGAAGCCGACTTCCTGCGCCTGACCATCAACCTGATGGAGGGGCTGGAGCAGGACGCCTGAGGCGTCAGGCCGAACAAACCGTAGCCGCACCTCAACATGCGGCTTTTTTCTTCGTATTCCGACAGATTGGCGGTCCTCTTCCGGATTTAGGCCTTCTTCCCTTGTGTCCTCTCTCTGTCTATTATAGAAATAGTCTAGAATTAATCACATAGGATTGTGCACCATGAGCAAAGATACCAGATTGACCAAAAAGAAAAGCGGCGGCAAGCTGCCCTTGGGCGGCCTTCTCGCCATCATCATCCTCCTGGCCACTGCGGCCGGACTCTTCATGATTTTCCGCGACACAACTCCGCCGGTGGTGTCCATCACCCCGGACACGGAGCAGCTTGGCAAGGAATCCACCCTGACCGTCCAGATAGACGATCCGGGCAGCGGCCTGAAGTCGCTGGAGATTTACGCTGTCCAGGGCGACACGCGCATTCCTCTGGCGGCCAAGAGCTACCCCGGCGGCATCATGCAGGTCCGGGAGGACATTCCCCTGAGCGCGGGCACCCTCAAGGAAGGGAAATTCTCCATCGAAATCACGGCCAGGGACGCTTCCCTGTACCCCTTCGGCGATGCAGGCGTAACCAAGATCGGAAAAGTCTATTCTTTGGACCTGACCCCGCCCCGCATCTATGTGGAGTCCCCCACCAACAACCTGAACCAGGGCGGAGCCGGGCTGATGGTCTATGCCCTGAGCGAGAAAGCCGCGAACACCGGCATCCAGGTCGGCGAGCGCTTCTTCCCGGGCCACCTGCAACCCGGCGGCGAGGGCAAGTTCCTCTATTACTGCCTGTTCGCCCACCCCTGGGATACGTCGGCCAAGGACTTCCAGCCGTTCATCGTCGCCTCGGACGTGGCCGGAAACAGCGCGAAGCGGTCTTTCAACTACCACACCAACCCGCGCGCCTTCCGGCAGGACAGCATCAACCTGTCCGACAACTTCATGGAGCAGACCATCCCGGAATTCCAGGGACTGGTTCCCAACCAGGGCTCTCTGCTCGACCAATACCTTTACATCAACAACACCATCCGCAAGGAAAACCGGGCCAAGCTTGTTGAGTTCAGCCGCCAGACCAGCCCGACCATACTCTGGTCCGGTCCGTTCGTCCGGCTGCCCAATGCGGCCAACCGCGCCCGCTTCGCCGACGCCCGCGACTACATGTACAAGGGCAAAAAGGTGGACCACCAGACCCACCTCGGCCTGGACCTCGCCAGCGTCAAGCAAGCCCCGGTCCCAGCGGGCAACGACGGACGGGTGGTCTACGCCGACTTCCTTGGCATCTACGGCAACGTGGTGGTCCTCGATCACGGCCTCGGGCTACAGTCGCTCTACGCCCATCTCTCGTCCGTTGAAGTGCATCCCGGCGACATGATCACGCGTGGACAGATCATCGCCCATACCGGAGCAACCGGCCTGGCGGGCGGCGACCACCTGCACTACGGCATCATCGTGGCGGGCACTCCCACCCAGCCCATCGAGTGGTGGGACAGCTCCTGGATCAAGAACAACATCACTTCGAAAATTCGTTAACTCACTGAAAACGCGGCCCGCTTCAAGCGGGCCGCATCGTTTTTGGGACGTTTTTTCCCGGAACGATTCCTGCATTGCTTCGACGGGGGAACATCTTTCCCCAAGGAGCTAGCATGAACGTATCAATGGACATGTCCACCATGTGGCCGAACAGTTCGGCCAGGCTGGTCGGTCAATCACGGAACATCTCGCCTGTCGGCGAACAGCCCGCCACGGAGGACACCGATGAAACCTCCGGGTCTCCCCTGTCGTTCAAGAAGGAGCTGCCCCCGGAAGAACAGCGCCGGGTGATCTTCCTGCAAAACCTCCTGGCCCAGACCATGGCCATGGCCGAGGGAAGCCCCACTGACGAACAAAAGGAACGCATCCGCGACATCGAAAAGGAAATCGAAAAGATCACGGGCGTCAAAACCAAATCCCATCTCTCCTCAATGACCGACAAAATGCCCGGGAAAACGGACAAGAAAGAAGAGGAGGAAAGGGAAAAAAGCTACCAGTCCATGGGCATCGACCCCAAGGAAACGACGCACAACAATAACACGACGCCCGCCAAGGGAGACAATCCGGGGATGCAGATGCTCAGGAACAACGCCCTGCTCACCGCCATCAGCACTCTCGGGCTGGGCCAATCCCTTTCCGGCTAACTAATCCAGAACAGAAGCAATTTTTTCCGCATTGGCGAGTATCTCGTCCCGGTCGCGCAAGCCGTCGATGAACCGCTGCGGGATACCGCCGATTCCGACCAGCGCTCCGGAAAGCGCTCCGGTCAGACTGGCGCGCGCCATGTTGTTGCCGCCTCCGTTCACGGCCGTAAGAACCGCCGTCTCGAAATCGGCAAACCGGCTGGACAGCCAATACGCCGCAGGAACCATGAAGCCGAGTTGGCAGGCCAGGCCATAAATCTGGGCGATACGTTCCGGCGGCTCCACCTTGATGGATAAATCCGTCGCCGCCTGATGAACCAGGCCCGGTTGCAGGAATACGTCGATAAGCGCCCTGTCCACCTCCTTCTGAGCCCACCCCATGAGGGACTTGCCCGAATTTTCCAACGTCTTTCCCCGGATCAGCCTGCAAACGGCCAGAATGAAGGCCAGCGACTGCGCGGCCACAAAGGGTTCGGCGTGAGTCAGGTGAATGTTGGACATGGCGTGCGCGGCCAATCCGCGGGGGTCTGCGGCATAACGAGCGGCAAGCATGACCCCGCGCACGGCGGCCTCACCCGAATCCGACAATCCGCCCGCCTCGGCCCACGGAACGCCCCCCTTGCGCGCCTGCCAGACCTCGCGCATGGCGATATCCGTATACCTTCCGCCATGGGGCGTGCCGTCCAGAGTATCGAGGAAACCATCCAGGCGCGCCGTAAAATCGGCCTCATCGTATTCTCCGCGCTCGGCCAGGGAAGCCAGCAGGAGCATGGATACCTGCCCGGTCTGTGAGACATCCCCGGCCAGGCACCCGTCATGGTACCAGCCGGGCTTGGGCGGCATATAGTCCTTGATCCAATCACCGTAAGCCGCCCGCAGCTCATTAAGATCGTAATACCAGTGCGGCCCCAGCCCGAGGGCGTCGCCGATGTACATGCCGACTATCGCGCCCATGGCGCGTTCCTTTCTCGTAATATCGCTCATTCTCAACCTCCAGGTTCTCCGCAGCTTACACGAAAAAAGCCCGGCGGCAAAACCGTCGGGCTTTTTTTAACAGTAATGGGGAACTTACTGGCGGGCGGGCCGCTGGAACTCCTCCTTGAGGAGCCCGGCCGCTACCGGCGCTTCGCCATGGTTGCGAACCCAAACGTTCCGGGAACTCCCTTTCAGGGCCTTGTCGATGACCTGATCCATGGTCTTGACCGGGATCACTTCCAGGTCCTTGAGGATTTCCTTAGGCACGTCCTGCAAGTTTTTCTCGTTCTCCGCGGGAATGAGCACGGTCTTGATGAGACCTCGGTGAGCCGCCAGAAGCTTCTCGCGAAGCCCGCCGATAGGCAGGATGCGGCCGC from Desulfovibrio sp. Fe33 encodes the following:
- a CDS encoding Mrp/NBP35 family ATP-binding protein, translated to MSECSSGSCGGGGDGKISAKMKIQDEMIRSTLEKIKYKLFIMSGKGGVGKSSVSVNVAAALAARGFKVGLLDVDIHGPSVPTLLGISGTLDIDRGSLIVPKEYNENLHVVSMESLLKDPDQAVLWRGPMKTSAIRQFISDVQWGALDFLVVDSPPGTGDEPMTVLKTIPDALSVVVTTPQEVSLSDVRKSINFLQYAKAPILGVVENMSGLICPHCHQAIDLFKKGGGKDLAEKYGLDFLGAIPLDPATVVAGDLGTPVVLLEEESFAKSAFLKLADTIATAAQNSLEAASTTNT
- a CDS encoding DUF368 domain-containing protein, which produces MSGSQTNLRAAFMASPGPCNLREAVLLCLKGVCMGGADIIPGVSGGTIAFITGIYTQLVDAIRSVDALFVRRLLRLDFTGALAEVHLRFLACLLFGILAAVVSMAGVMNYMLNVHPVEIWSLFFGLIAASIFVVGKEINPLNAVNGVLILLGAAGCYFLVGMIPVSTPETLSFIFLCGAIAICAMILPGISGAFLLLMLGKYEYVTRTLKNPFLWDNFVILAVFAAGAVVGIVLFSRVLHYLLHRWHAATVSVLTGFMIGALRKVWPWKEVLESTVIRGKIHVLRTQNVLPDAFDGGVALALGLFVVGVLVVIVLERLSNRAN
- a CDS encoding protein-L-isoaspartate(D-aspartate) O-methyltransferase, coding for MMVDPVRLRERMVRDQIQARGVTDKRVLAAMRELPRHTFVEEALACKAYGDGPLPIGEGQTISQPYIVALMSELLQVEPGMKVLEIGTGSGYQAAVLAHMGADVYTVERIKKLFHAARKRFMDMRLFSVKLKLDDGTMGWPEEAPFDRIIVTAGGPEVPGPLVDQLADPGRMLIPVGESRRNQTLILVEKKDGQVTREDKGGVAFVDLVGSHGW
- a CDS encoding CBS domain-containing protein, with protein sequence MLKVKDLMSSPVFSLKENDSLHTARELMDLQRIRHIPIVTVDNVFTGLITHRDILSATISKLAGLDPETQKEIDSGIPIREIMRADIVSVEPETSLKKAARLLLNNKYGCLPVVEAGGLVGIVTEADFLRLTINLMEGLEQDA
- a CDS encoding M23 family metallopeptidase; its protein translation is MSKDTRLTKKKSGGKLPLGGLLAIIILLATAAGLFMIFRDTTPPVVSITPDTEQLGKESTLTVQIDDPGSGLKSLEIYAVQGDTRIPLAAKSYPGGIMQVREDIPLSAGTLKEGKFSIEITARDASLYPFGDAGVTKIGKVYSLDLTPPRIYVESPTNNLNQGGAGLMVYALSEKAANTGIQVGERFFPGHLQPGGEGKFLYYCLFAHPWDTSAKDFQPFIVASDVAGNSAKRSFNYHTNPRAFRQDSINLSDNFMEQTIPEFQGLVPNQGSLLDQYLYINNTIRKENRAKLVEFSRQTSPTILWSGPFVRLPNAANRARFADARDYMYKGKKVDHQTHLGLDLASVKQAPVPAGNDGRVVYADFLGIYGNVVVLDHGLGLQSLYAHLSSVEVHPGDMITRGQIIAHTGATGLAGGDHLHYGIIVAGTPTQPIEWWDSSWIKNNITSKIR
- a CDS encoding ADP-ribosylglycohydrolase family protein codes for the protein MSDITRKERAMGAIVGMYIGDALGLGPHWYYDLNELRAAYGDWIKDYMPPKPGWYHDGCLAGDVSQTGQVSMLLLASLAERGEYDEADFTARLDGFLDTLDGTPHGGRYTDIAMREVWQARKGGVPWAEAGGLSDSGEAAVRGVMLAARYAADPRGLAAHAMSNIHLTHAEPFVAAQSLAFILAVCRLIRGKTLENSGKSLMGWAQKEVDRALIDVFLQPGLVHQAATDLSIKVEPPERIAQIYGLACQLGFMVPAAYWLSSRFADFETAVLTAVNGGGNNMARASLTGALSGALVGIGGIPQRFIDGLRDRDEILANAEKIASVLD